A stretch of DNA from Fibrobacter succinogenes:
GTGCACTGGACGCTTTCACGCGCATGGCGATGCAAGACGAAATCCACCGCCTTTGGAAAAAATATAAAACCACCATGGTGATGGTCACGCACGATGTTGACGAAGCGCTTTACCTCAGCAACTACGTTGTCGTGATGAAGGCCCGCCCCTCAAAAATCGAGCAGGTCATCAAAATCGACTTGCCATTCCCGCGCGTGCGCACTCAAGACACCTTTGTGCTATACCGAAAGAAGATTCTTGAAATTCTCAACTTTGCAGGAAAAATTCCAGAACCTGAATACTACTTATAATCAAAATCTATAAAAGGTGCTAGAAATATAATATTGGACAATAATATCAATTCCTTCTATATTATGTGCCGGCGTGAAAAGCCTACAACTGCAAAATTTTGCAAGGGAGACTCGCCATGTCAGAAGATATAGAACGAAATTTAGACTTTGATACCGTTATCGAGCGTCGCCACACGAACTCTATCAAATACGACTTCGCGTTGGAACGGCGTGTAGTAAAGCCTGGCGAGGATCCTTATAGCCTTCTCCCGCTTTGGGTCGCTGACATGGATTTCAAGACATCTTCATTTATCCAAGATGAATTGATTCGCATTGCCGAATATGGAATCTTCGGGTACAGCGAACCCAAAGAAGACTACTACGAAGCTGTCAAAAATTTCTACCGCCGCCGACACCACTATGATATAGAAGACCGCAAATCGATTATCAAAATTCCCGGTGTGATGTTCGCGCTTGGCATGGCCATCAAAGCCTTTTCAAAAGAAGGCGACGCCATACTCATTCAAGAACCGGTGTACATGCATTTCATTGACGCCATCGTCGATAACGACCGCAAAGTCGTAAGTAACGATCTTATTTACGGAGAAGATGGACGATATCACATTGACTTTGAAGATTTCGAAAAGAAAATCGTCGAAAACAATATCAAGCTCTTTTTGCTTTGCAGCCCGCACAATCCCGTTTGCCGCGTCTGGACTCGCGAAGAACTTACACGCCTCGGAGAGATTTGCCTCAAGCATAATGTAATCGTCGTGAGCGATGAAATCCACAGCGATTTCGTCTTTGAAGGTACGCACACCGTATTCGCCTCCATAAGCGAAGAACTGGCCAACAAATCCATCATCGTCACGGCGCCAACAAAAACATTCAACTTGGCAGGCATCCAAATCGCACACGCCTTCATAAAGAATCCATCAATCCGTCGCGCGTTCCGCAAGCAAATCTTTGCCACCGGTTATAGCCAAGTCAGCATCCAGGGAATCGTCTCGGCGCAAGCCGCCTACAGCAAAGGTGAAGTCTGGCTCGATGCCCTTCTCAAGTACATCAAAGGCAACATCGAATTTACAGACAAATTCATTAAAGAAAAACTGAAAGGCATCAAGCTTGTGCCAATGGAAGCGACTTACCTCGCATGGATAGACTTCAACGGGACAGGACTTTCGCCAGACGAAATCCAAGATCGCGTCCGCAACAAGGCACGACTGTGGCTCAACAACGGGATTTTTTTCGGGAACAACGGAGAAGGATTCCAGCGGCTTAACCTTGCTTGTCCACGAAGTATCCTGGTCGAGGCACTCGATAGACTAAAAGTTGCGTTCAATACATAGGCTACGCACATCGAGAAGCCCCCAGGAAGCCTAGAATCCACCTGGGGGTTTCTTCTATTTTTAATATTCCTACAACACATATAGGATTAGAAACCAAAAATTTTTATATTTACCGTGTCACATCAATTTTAGGGATTAAAAAACCATGACATTACAACAATTACGCTACGCCATCGGGATCTCTAAAGTCGGTTCCTTCAACAAGGCTGCCGAATCTTTATTCATTTCCCAGCCTTCTTTGACGACAGCCATCCACGACCTCGAAGACGAAATCGGCATCACGATTTTCAATCGCACGAGCCGCGGTGTGACACTCACGCCCGAAGGCGAAGAATTCATCGCCCGTGCAAACGAACTTTACAACCACTACACTTCCGTTATCGAACGCTACAGCAAAGAAGAACAGAAGAAAAAGCGCTTCGCCGTTTCAACGCAGCACTACTCTTTCGCTGTCAAGTCTTTCGTGAACATGGTGAAAAAGTTCAACATCGACGACTACGAATTTGCCCTCCGCGAAACCAAAACGAAAGAAGTCATCGACGATGTGACAAGCCTTCGCAGTGAAATCGGCATCATCTACTTGAGCGATTTTAACCGCAAGTACATCACCTATCTGCTGAGAGAACACGATCTCGTTTTCCAGAAGTTGATTGATTGCAACGCATATGCTTACATGTGGAAAAACAATCCGCTCGCCAAGAAACCTTACGTCAATCTCGAAGACCTTTCGGAATACCCGTGCCTTTCTTTTGAACAGGGCGAAAGCGGCAACTACTACTTCGCCGAAGAAATCTTAAGTACGAACGAATACCACAGAACCATCAAGGCGAACGATCGCGCCACCATGTTGAATTTGATGGTGGGCCTCAACGGTTACACGCTCTGCTCCGGCATCATCAGCGAAGAAATCAACGGCTCCGATTACGTGGCCGTGCCCTTTAAGGACGCCAAGGGAGAAAATGACCGCAAGATGGAAATCGGCTACATCACTAAGAAGAACTTCATGCTCAGCACAATCTGCCGCATTTACATCCGCGAGATGGAAGAATACCTAAGCGCTTACACTTCTGAACATCGTTCGGAACAATAGCATTACCCCGGTTCTATGAACCGGGATTTTCTATAATTGTTTTATGTCCCTTAGCTCTAGCATTTTCAACCGTACATCGCTCCTGCTCGGCGACGATGTCATGGAAAACATCTATAAAAAGCGAGTCATCATTTTTGGACTCGGCGGTGTCGGTAGCTGGTGTGCCGAAAGCCTTATCCGTTCAGGAATACAAGAACTTGTTCTCGTTGATTCAGACCGAGTTTGCATCACCAATGTAAACCGCCAACTGATGGCAACCCCCAAAACCGTTGGCCAAGTCAAAGTCGAAGTCCTCAAGAAACGCCTTCTCGAAATCAATCCGCAC
This window harbors:
- a CDS encoding MalY/PatB family protein; protein product: MSEDIERNLDFDTVIERRHTNSIKYDFALERRVVKPGEDPYSLLPLWVADMDFKTSSFIQDELIRIAEYGIFGYSEPKEDYYEAVKNFYRRRHHYDIEDRKSIIKIPGVMFALGMAIKAFSKEGDAILIQEPVYMHFIDAIVDNDRKVVSNDLIYGEDGRYHIDFEDFEKKIVENNIKLFLLCSPHNPVCRVWTREELTRLGEICLKHNVIVVSDEIHSDFVFEGTHTVFASISEELANKSIIVTAPTKTFNLAGIQIAHAFIKNPSIRRAFRKQIFATGYSQVSIQGIVSAQAAYSKGEVWLDALLKYIKGNIEFTDKFIKEKLKGIKLVPMEATYLAWIDFNGTGLSPDEIQDRVRNKARLWLNNGIFFGNNGEGFQRLNLACPRSILVEALDRLKVAFNT
- a CDS encoding LysR family transcriptional regulator — encoded protein: MTLQQLRYAIGISKVGSFNKAAESLFISQPSLTTAIHDLEDEIGITIFNRTSRGVTLTPEGEEFIARANELYNHYTSVIERYSKEEQKKKRFAVSTQHYSFAVKSFVNMVKKFNIDDYEFALRETKTKEVIDDVTSLRSEIGIIYLSDFNRKYITYLLREHDLVFQKLIDCNAYAYMWKNNPLAKKPYVNLEDLSEYPCLSFEQGESGNYYFAEEILSTNEYHRTIKANDRATMLNLMVGLNGYTLCSGIISEEINGSDYVAVPFKDAKGENDRKMEIGYITKKNFMLSTICRIYIREMEEYLSAYTSEHRSEQ